In Bacteroidales bacterium, a single window of DNA contains:
- a CDS encoding NAD-dependent epimerase/dehydratase family protein, translating to MKKILLIGATGQIGSELTLALRKIYGNDNVIAAGIENPCEKLLNSGIYEYIDILDAKRIAEVVKKYNIDAIINMAAILSAVGEQKPMLAWNVNMNGFINVLEVGRELKLKRILNPSSIAAFGPSTPKDNTPQETILKPTSMYGITKVAGELLGDYYVLKYGLDVRGLRYPGIISNETLPGGGTTDYAVAIFYDAIKYGSYKCFLKEDTMLPMMYMPDCLKATIDLFHADFNKLEHHNDFNLAAFSFTPKMLSDNIKKYMPHFTITYEPDFRQAIADSWPRSIDDSCARKEWGWQPNYDMDAMVKDMLQVLKAKHEKGLF from the coding sequence ATTAAGAAAATATTATTAATTGGAGCTACAGGTCAAATAGGTAGTGAACTTACACTAGCATTAAGAAAAATATATGGTAACGATAATGTTATTGCTGCTGGTATCGAGAATCCTTGCGAAAAACTTCTTAACTCAGGCATCTATGAATATATAGATATACTTGATGCTAAAAGAATTGCAGAAGTAGTAAAAAAATATAATATTGATGCCATTATAAACATGGCTGCTATATTGAGTGCTGTAGGAGAGCAAAAACCTATGTTGGCGTGGAATGTTAATATGAATGGCTTTATTAATGTGCTAGAAGTGGGACGTGAGTTAAAGCTAAAACGCATATTAAACCCTAGTTCTATTGCTGCTTTTGGACCTTCAACTCCCAAGGATAATACTCCACAAGAAACAATTCTCAAGCCAACTTCAATGTATGGAATTACTAAAGTAGCAGGCGAATTATTAGGCGATTATTATGTTTTGAAATATGGTTTAGATGTTCGAGGACTACGTTATCCGGGTATTATTAGCAACGAAACACTTCCAGGTGGCGGAACCACTGATTATGCTGTTGCAATTTTTTACGATGCTATTAAATATGGTAGCTATAAATGTTTCTTAAAAGAAGATACAATGCTTCCAATGATGTATATGCCCGATTGTTTAAAAGCCACCATCGATTTATTTCATGCCGATTTTAATAAATTAGAGCATCACAACGATTTTAATTTGGCTGCCTTTAGCTTTACTCCTAAAATGTTATCCGATAATATAAAAAAATACATGCCTCATTTTACTATTACGTACGAACCCGATTTTCGCCAAGCTATTGCCGATTCTTGGCCACGTAGCATTGACGATAGTTGTGCACGTAAGGAATGGGGGTGGCAGCCCAATTATGATATGGATGCCATGGTAAAAGACATGTTGCAAGTGCTTAAAGCTAAACATGAAAAAGGTTTATTTTAA
- a CDS encoding response regulator: MLKNWLKNRIFGLQNISIKQYLFIAITIYIVGITSFLIVTYYLEKGNINSEVNNKLVRAAQSIDYLLPMNYHDRAINRGSIGDIEFNEILQQLTLHANNYGIKYIYTMVEQNGRLYFTSSSATNQEMQTGQNLSYYWQEYTEAHQAFFKAFENNTIQFIEYTDRWGTFRTVVIPKISLTGRKYLACADVDISYIDALLWKKFLFTLFKALFFTIIILPLFHVLYKYNKQLTLKFKTELNKKELKVSHEEDLKKHSLQLLKQVDEKFKAIFDHSPLPMIILSSSGKVIDSNKACQNFLEIKKFELNDHIIFTLPFFNSVSDFEKIAEELNKNMTINGYSITLNTKKGTVPCKIWGTILQTTQKPQYIFIIQDVTSELNFFKELEEAKKIAEEISLRKSNFIANISHEIRTPLNAIIGFADLLREDYKDEKLRNEYIEVIASNSKTLLSLINDLIDFSKIEAGQLKITEGPCYLNQLLNRLEVWINEEIKHRKLDIKVEKHCPLSDSDSIIITDEIRLNQVLLNLLTNSLKFTKNGFIKFGYELKNNLLQFYVIDSGLGMSKEDIQIIFERFGQGKEGQKSKYGGAGLGLSISKRIIELLGGDIWVESELNKGTVFYFTLSYKKYWLKEENQKEASVKINWNNFTFLIVEKDPNILEFLSRLLKLNKVPYFVAKKSGDIIELLEKEPQINIVLLDLNFEITNLSQLISHIKNKKIKIIATSANPYLININKSHNLGFDVLLPKPYSKKQLEDALQNLI, encoded by the coding sequence ATGTTGAAAAATTGGTTAAAAAATAGAATTTTTGGGCTTCAAAATATAAGTATAAAGCAATATTTATTTATTGCCATTACTATTTATATTGTTGGGATCACAAGTTTTTTGATCGTTACATACTACTTAGAAAAAGGAAATATCAATAGTGAAGTTAACAATAAACTTGTTAGAGCAGCTCAAAGTATTGATTATTTATTACCCATGAATTATCATGATAGAGCTATTAATAGAGGTAGTATAGGCGATATAGAATTTAATGAAATATTACAACAACTAACTCTTCATGCAAATAATTATGGAATAAAATACATATATACTATGGTAGAGCAGAATGGTAGGCTTTATTTTACTTCATCTTCTGCTACTAACCAAGAAATGCAAACTGGACAAAATTTATCATATTATTGGCAAGAATATACAGAAGCCCATCAGGCTTTTTTTAAAGCTTTTGAAAATAATACCATTCAGTTTATTGAATATACTGATCGATGGGGAACATTTAGAACAGTAGTTATTCCAAAAATATCTTTAACAGGCAGAAAATATTTAGCTTGCGCCGATGTAGATATTAGTTATATTGATGCTCTATTATGGAAAAAGTTTTTATTTACACTATTTAAAGCTTTATTCTTTACAATAATTATTTTACCCCTATTTCATGTTTTATATAAATATAATAAACAACTAACATTAAAGTTTAAAACTGAACTAAACAAAAAAGAACTTAAAGTATCGCACGAAGAAGATTTAAAAAAGCACTCATTGCAATTATTAAAACAGGTAGATGAAAAATTCAAAGCGATATTTGATCATTCACCTTTGCCAATGATTATTTTATCAAGTAGTGGTAAGGTAATCGATTCCAATAAAGCTTGTCAAAATTTTTTAGAAATTAAAAAATTTGAGTTAAACGATCATATTATTTTTACATTACCATTTTTCAATAGTGTTAGCGATTTTGAAAAGATTGCTGAAGAATTAAATAAGAACATGACCATTAATGGATATTCTATTACCTTAAATACAAAAAAAGGTACTGTACCATGTAAAATATGGGGAACGATTCTTCAAACTACACAAAAACCTCAATATATTTTTATAATTCAAGATGTTACTTCAGAACTAAATTTCTTTAAAGAACTTGAAGAAGCCAAAAAAATAGCTGAAGAAATTTCATTGCGTAAATCGAATTTTATTGCTAATATTAGTCATGAAATAAGAACACCATTAAATGCAATCATTGGATTTGCCGATTTACTTAGAGAAGATTATAAAGACGAAAAACTTCGAAATGAATATATTGAGGTAATAGCTTCAAATAGCAAAACTTTACTTTCTTTAATAAACGATTTAATCGATTTTTCAAAAATCGAAGCTGGACAACTCAAAATTACTGAAGGTCCTTGTTATCTAAATCAGCTCTTAAATCGTTTAGAAGTATGGATTAACGAAGAAATTAAACATAGAAAATTAGACATTAAAGTAGAAAAACATTGCCCGTTGAGCGATAGCGATTCAATCATTATAACTGATGAAATAAGACTTAATCAAGTATTATTAAACTTACTTACCAATTCGCTTAAATTTACTAAAAATGGTTTTATCAAATTTGGTTATGAGCTAAAAAATAATTTATTGCAATTTTATGTAATAGATAGTGGTTTAGGAATGTCAAAAGAAGATATTCAAATTATTTTTGAACGATTTGGACAAGGGAAAGAAGGACAAAAATCAAAATATGGTGGGGCAGGACTTGGGTTATCTATTTCGAAGCGCATTATTGAACTGCTTGGGGGTGATATATGGGTAGAATCGGAGTTAAACAAAGGTACAGTATTCTATTTTACATTAAGCTATAAAAAATATTGGCTTAAAGAAGAAAATCAAAAAGAAGCTTCAGTTAAAATTAATTGGAATAATTTTACTTTTTTAATTGTTGAAAAAGATCCTAATATCTTAGAGTTTTTGTCACGATTGTTGAAATTAAATAAAGTACCGTATTTTGTTGCAAAAAAAAGTGGAGATATTATAGAACTACTCGAAAAAGAACCTCAAATCAATATTGTTTTACTCGATCTAAATTTTGAAATTACCAATTTATCTCAGCTTATTTCACATATAAAAAATAAAAAAATCAAGATTATTGCAACAAGTGCCAATCCTTATTTGATAAACATCAATAAAAGCCATAATTTAGGATTCGATGTATTATTACCAAAACCATACTCAAAAAAACAGTTAGAAGATGCATTACAAAATTTAATATAA
- the elbB gene encoding isoprenoid biosynthesis glyoxalase ElbB encodes MPKIKNFAVVLSGCGVYDGSEIHEATLTLLAISRLGGTFEIFAPDIDQYHVVNHLTGEVSNEKRNVLVEAARIARGKISPLSAYKASNFDGIIFPGGFGAAKNLSTYAFDGDQMHVNPEVEKAIIDTAKQNKPIGALCISPVIISKVLGNVSLTIGKDINVAKLLEKFGSKHVTTDKGEIAIDPNNKIVTTPCYMLESSIAEIYDGIENAVRAMMKLTL; translated from the coding sequence ATGCCCAAAATAAAAAATTTTGCAGTAGTACTTTCGGGATGTGGTGTTTATGATGGTTCAGAAATTCATGAGGCCACATTAACACTTTTAGCAATCTCTCGTTTAGGAGGGACTTTTGAAATTTTTGCTCCCGATATTGATCAATATCATGTTGTTAATCATTTAACGGGTGAAGTTTCAAACGAAAAACGAAATGTTTTAGTAGAAGCTGCGCGTATTGCTCGAGGCAAAATAAGCCCTTTATCGGCATATAAAGCGAGCAACTTTGATGGTATTATTTTCCCTGGAGGTTTTGGAGCAGCTAAAAATTTATCGACTTATGCTTTTGATGGCGATCAAATGCATGTAAATCCAGAAGTGGAAAAGGCTATCATTGATACCGCAAAACAAAACAAGCCAATTGGGGCTTTATGTATATCGCCTGTTATTATATCGAAGGTATTAGGAAATGTATCGTTAACGATTGGAAAAGATATTAATGTAGCCAAGTTACTCGAAAAATTTGGCTCTAAGCATGTAACCACAGATAAAGGCGAAATAGCTATAGACCCTAATAATAAAATTGTAACAACACCTTGTTATATGCTTGAATCATCTATTGCTGAAATTTACGATGGAATTGAAAATGCAGTTAGAGCAATGATGAAATTAACTCTTTAG
- a CDS encoding LemA family protein has product MENNQEQSKYDKNLKTKGSGCLGATLLFGFVSILVAILLIMSYSYYNGLVTREEKVNAQWAQVENLYQQRADLVNNIVATVKGYATHENKTLTEVVEARAKATSINLSPEKLDEASLKSFEEAQQNLSSSLSRLLVTVENYPDLKANQNFIMLQGQLQQIETNIAHERNTYNEVARDYNTAIRKFPRNIFASMFNFEPKAYFKAQNGADKAPVVNF; this is encoded by the coding sequence ATGGAAAATAATCAAGAACAATCAAAGTATGACAAAAATTTAAAAACAAAAGGAAGTGGTTGTTTAGGAGCAACATTATTATTTGGTTTTGTAAGTATTTTAGTAGCTATTTTATTAATAATGAGCTATTCTTATTACAACGGTTTAGTAACTCGCGAAGAAAAAGTAAATGCACAATGGGCACAAGTTGAAAATTTATATCAACAACGAGCCGATTTAGTTAATAATATAGTAGCTACTGTAAAAGGATATGCTACTCACGAAAATAAAACTCTAACCGAAGTAGTAGAAGCCCGAGCAAAGGCTACATCAATAAACCTATCGCCCGAAAAACTCGATGAAGCATCGCTCAAATCGTTTGAAGAGGCACAACAAAATTTAAGCTCTTCGCTCTCGCGTTTGTTGGTTACCGTTGAAAATTACCCCGATTTAAAAGCCAATCAAAATTTTATTATGCTTCAAGGTCAATTACAACAAATAGAAACCAATATTGCTCACGAAAGAAATACATACAACGAAGTAGCTCGCGATTATAATACAGCTATTCGTAAATTCCCACGCAATATTTTTGCAAGTATGTTTAATTTTGAACCTAAAGCATATTTTAAAGCACAAAACGGAGCAGACAAAGCCCCGGTTGTCAACTTTTAA
- a CDS encoding SpoIIE family protein phosphatase gives MKEKILVNTILIINVLIILLLLMSLAKMLPDSYLKVFLFSMLIVNIIGLLLIYNTLNKKNNQIVDLQEKFNEKERAYKQLNYQLQNQQDEIIKQMESISEQRSIIEYQKQELEDSIEYAFRIQQAILPPMNYIDRILNQYFIFYLPKSIVSGDFYFIEQEADSIVIAAVDCTGHGVPGAMMSVIGYDLLNQAVKINHITKPSEILSFVDEGVTNFLRQVNDESGVHDGMDISIVCINKFFKIVEFAGAYHELYYTHKDNIYEIKGNKFPIGMNIDGVVDQYTNHGVPVTSGDMLYLFSDGFADQFGGNKNKKYKYRQLKQLLHDISQFDCNIQKEILSQEFKKWRGTNEQVDDVLVIGVRV, from the coding sequence ATGAAGGAAAAAATATTAGTTAATACTATTTTAATTATCAATGTTTTAATTATCCTCTTATTATTGATGAGTTTAGCAAAAATGCTACCTGATAGTTATTTAAAAGTATTTTTATTTTCGATGCTAATCGTAAATATTATTGGTTTATTATTGATTTACAATACGTTAAACAAAAAAAATAATCAAATAGTTGATTTACAAGAAAAATTTAATGAAAAAGAAAGAGCTTATAAACAATTGAACTATCAATTACAAAATCAACAAGATGAAATTATTAAACAAATGGAATCTATAAGCGAACAACGGAGTATTATTGAGTATCAAAAACAGGAACTTGAAGATAGTATTGAATATGCTTTTCGTATTCAGCAAGCAATATTACCTCCAATGAATTACATAGATCGAATATTAAATCAATATTTTATTTTTTATTTACCCAAGTCAATTGTAAGCGGCGATTTTTATTTTATTGAGCAGGAAGCTGATTCTATTGTTATTGCAGCTGTCGATTGTACAGGACATGGTGTACCGGGAGCAATGATGTCTGTTATTGGCTATGATTTATTAAATCAGGCTGTTAAAATTAATCATATAACAAAGCCTTCTGAAATTTTAAGTTTTGTTGACGAAGGAGTAACTAATTTTTTACGTCAAGTAAACGATGAAAGTGGTGTTCATGATGGAATGGATATCTCAATAGTTTGTATAAATAAATTTTTTAAAATTGTAGAGTTTGCAGGTGCATATCATGAGCTTTATTATACTCATAAAGATAATATTTACGAAATTAAAGGCAATAAATTTCCTATTGGTATGAATATAGATGGGGTAGTAGACCAATATACCAATCATGGTGTTCCTGTTACTAGCGGCGATATGCTTTATTTGTTTAGTGATGGCTTTGCCGACCAATTTGGTGGAAATAAAAATAAAAAATATAAATACCGTCAATTAAAACAATTACTACACGATATATCTCAGTTCGATTGTAATATACAAAAAGAGATTCTGTCGCAAGAATTTAAAAAATGGCGAGGAACAAATGAACAAGTTGATGACGTATTAGTTATAGGTGTTCGAGTATAG
- a CDS encoding CocE/NonD family hydrolase: protein MTKWILIIFICISTQLAAQVYFPIIDSIPMRDGKKLAADIYLADTTQPLPTILIQTPYNRILYRWSLPLVGTSLYQNHYNFVIVDWRGFYGSASAYVANYNRGLDGYDVVEWIAQQPWSNGKIGTWGPSALGKIQYQTAKENPPHLTCCVPIVAFPQITYQEYFPGGVYRTEYVQQLDQLGYGLSPWLLANPYYNFQWQYVESTTNYPQAIKVPFFMIGGWYDHNIDGMISFFKAIRQQSPVASKHKMLMGPWVHGGHGSSYVGSCQQGELVFNNACQWSDSLALRFFDYYLRNINNGWENEPVFRYYQIGTNQWLESFSVDSIMANEQKFYLNENRLLTINQPISVDTYESFTYNPADPSPTHGGCTLRQDLLQGPYDQSQAVELRNDIVVFSTETLTQDISIFGHPVIRLYVSSNRKDTDFAIRFCDVYPDGRSMLISDGIQRMRFRNGYTINDTASMQPNTIYDITIQLPYVAYTFLQGHKIRLDISSSNYPKYDNNLNNGLTMYVPGDTLIATNKVYFNQYQSSFLSLPILNYNSYVQKQINSGLIYPNPTNGFLNFSYQIEADQIQNIILTDLLGKSYKLPNELPIDITLYTSGVYFISIYLKNGASNVEKLVKK, encoded by the coding sequence ATGACTAAATGGATATTAATTATATTTATCTGTATTTCAACTCAATTAGCAGCACAGGTTTATTTTCCAATTATTGATTCTATTCCTATGCGTGATGGGAAAAAATTAGCTGCCGATATTTATTTAGCCGATACTACTCAACCTTTGCCAACTATTCTTATACAAACGCCCTATAATCGAATATTATATCGTTGGAGCTTACCCTTGGTTGGTACTTCGCTATATCAGAATCATTATAATTTTGTAATTGTCGATTGGAGAGGATTTTATGGAAGTGCATCGGCATATGTAGCCAATTACAATAGAGGATTAGATGGTTATGATGTAGTAGAATGGATAGCACAACAGCCATGGAGCAATGGTAAAATAGGCACATGGGGACCATCGGCATTGGGCAAAATTCAATATCAAACAGCCAAAGAAAATCCACCACATTTAACATGTTGTGTTCCTATTGTTGCTTTTCCACAAATAACATATCAAGAGTATTTTCCTGGGGGAGTATATCGAACCGAATATGTGCAGCAACTCGATCAATTAGGTTATGGACTTTCGCCCTGGTTACTTGCCAATCCTTATTATAATTTTCAATGGCAATATGTAGAATCGACCACGAATTATCCTCAAGCTATTAAAGTACCCTTTTTTATGATAGGAGGATGGTACGACCATAACATTGATGGTATGATTTCATTTTTTAAGGCTATACGTCAACAATCGCCAGTAGCTTCAAAACACAAAATGCTTATGGGACCCTGGGTACATGGTGGACATGGTAGCTCATATGTGGGATCTTGTCAGCAAGGTGAGTTAGTGTTTAACAATGCTTGTCAGTGGAGCGATTCACTCGCATTACGTTTTTTCGATTATTACCTACGTAATATTAACAACGGTTGGGAAAATGAACCTGTTTTTAGATATTATCAAATAGGAACAAATCAATGGTTAGAAAGCTTTTCAGTTGACTCAATAATGGCAAATGAACAAAAATTTTATTTAAACGAAAATAGATTACTCACCATAAATCAACCGATATCAGTTGATACTTATGAGAGTTTTACCTATAATCCAGCCGATCCTTCGCCAACCCATGGTGGATGTACTTTAAGACAAGATTTATTACAAGGACCTTATGATCAGTCGCAAGCAGTTGAATTAAGAAACGACATTGTTGTTTTTAGTACTGAAACATTAACACAAGATATTAGTATATTTGGCCATCCTGTAATTCGATTATATGTAAGTAGTAATAGAAAAGATACCGATTTTGCTATTCGTTTTTGCGATGTATATCCCGATGGGAGGTCTATGCTTATATCAGATGGGATTCAACGTATGCGTTTTAGAAATGGTTATACAATCAATGATACTGCCTCTATGCAACCCAATACCATATATGACATAACGATTCAACTTCCATATGTTGCATACACATTTTTACAGGGACATAAAATTAGACTAGATATATCGTCATCTAATTATCCTAAGTACGATAATAATTTAAATAATGGATTAACCATGTATGTGCCAGGCGACACTTTAATAGCAACTAATAAAGTATATTTTAATCAATATCAAAGTTCATTTTTGTCATTGCCAATATTAAATTATAATTCATATGTTCAAAAACAGATAAACAGTGGACTAATTTACCCAAACCCTACAAATGGATTTTTAAATTTTTCTTATCAAATAGAAGCCGATCAAATTCAAAATATTATATTAACTGATTTATTAGGAAAAAGCTATAAATTGCCTAATGAATTACCTATTGACATAACTTTATATACTAGTGGAGTGTATTTCATTTCTATTTATTTAAAAAATGGAGCTTCAAATGTTGAAAAATTGGTTAAAAAATAG
- a CDS encoding MarR family transcriptional regulator, whose product METTKTILDTLKKSGKALKAGEIAELTGIDKKEVDKAIKQLIAESKISSPKRCYYEAK is encoded by the coding sequence ATGGAAACTACAAAAACTATTTTAGACACTTTAAAAAAAAGCGGCAAAGCCTTAAAAGCAGGCGAAATAGCTGAACTTACCGGTATTGATAAAAAAGAAGTGGACAAAGCTATTAAACAACTTATTGCCGAATCTAAAATATCTTCGCCGAAAAGATGTTATTACGAAGCAAAATAA
- the gldA gene encoding gliding motility-associated ABC transporter ATP-binding subunit GldA: MSIEVFNVTKLYGEQKALDNVSFRVEKGEIFGFLGPNGAGKTTMMKIIMGIIPPNEGQVFINKMDILNDSIQVRKQIGYLPENNPLYYDMYVKEYLKFIASVYKIKDKEKRVNEIIEQTGLAVEQHKLIGALSKGYKQRVGIAQALIHNPSVLILDEPTSGLDPNQIIEIRNLIAEVGKHKTVLLSTHIMQEVEAICKRIIIINKGKLVADNNKESLQESLIDKEKQIIFVEFDNTVSIDDLLNIKGVKKVKSVKKMQYLIEASIEQDIRPLVFQFAVKKNIAVLSMQRKEKSLEELFHELTKED; encoded by the coding sequence ATGTCTATTGAAGTTTTTAATGTTACAAAATTATATGGTGAGCAAAAAGCTTTAGATAATGTTTCATTTAGAGTAGAAAAGGGTGAGATATTTGGTTTTTTAGGTCCTAATGGAGCTGGTAAAACAACCATGATGAAAATTATTATGGGTATTATCCCACCCAACGAAGGGCAAGTGTTTATTAATAAAATGGATATATTAAACGATAGTATTCAAGTCAGAAAACAAATAGGATACTTGCCAGAAAATAATCCACTTTATTATGATATGTATGTAAAAGAATATCTAAAATTTATAGCTTCTGTATATAAAATTAAAGATAAAGAAAAACGTGTTAATGAAATAATCGAACAAACGGGCTTAGCAGTAGAACAACATAAGCTAATCGGTGCACTTTCAAAAGGCTATAAACAAAGAGTCGGAATTGCTCAAGCATTGATTCATAACCCTTCGGTACTTATTCTCGATGAGCCTACAAGTGGGTTAGACCCAAATCAAATTATAGAAATAAGGAATTTAATAGCTGAAGTTGGTAAGCATAAAACAGTATTACTCTCAACACATATTATGCAAGAAGTTGAAGCTATTTGTAAGCGTATCATTATTATCAATAAAGGTAAACTTGTTGCCGATAATAACAAAGAAAGCTTACAAGAATCGTTAATTGATAAAGAAAAGCAAATTATTTTTGTTGAGTTCGACAATACTGTATCAATAGACGATCTTTTAAATATTAAAGGTGTTAAAAAAGTAAAATCTGTTAAAAAAATGCAATACCTAATTGAAGCAAGTATTGAACAAGATATTCGACCACTTGTATTTCAATTTGCTGTTAAAAAAAATATTGCGGTTCTCTCTATGCAGCGAAAAGAGAAAAGCTTAGAAGAGCTTTTCCATGAGCTTACAAAAGAAGATTAG
- a CDS encoding aldehyde:ferredoxin oxidoreductase, translating into MNVQDLKAAHKMLKELKYSITPLYRGYTDKILYINVGTPEVKIKDVPPLMKEKFIGGKGYGLKLLWDATTPTTKWNDPENEIVIGSGPIGGITQYSGTGKSLVVTISPQTDIVIDSNVGGFFGPFLKFSGFDSIELQGKAQKDVIIYIDGVNGKIEIFEAPLEALDSYQLPEQLTEMFAENEADKKNIGIVSTGPAADHSLIGMLNFTFYDNKRKAIRLKQAGRGGIGTVFRDKKIKAIVCKIPGVKGNLNNVADLEAIMERGRRFNKEIRELDDKQCQMRSKGTAHLVEIMNDYDLLPTKNFKYGSHPDAAKIHSEVWKSYFTQGVPDGCWIGCNMACAKGVDNFELKTGPFKGKKVVVDGPEYETAAGLGSNCAIFDPEHIIETNFYCDVYGICTITFGTLTAFLMECYEYGILNKERTMGLELTWGNGAAVLEMLHQMARGEGFGKIAGLGTHKLKQMFIEKGWGDASLLNDIAMVNKGLEYSQYVSKESLAQQGGYAMTNKGPQHDEAWLIFMDMVNNQIPTFEDKAEALHYFPMFRTWFGLQGLCKLPWNDVEPADNHLTDEPAKVPEHVDNYVTIYNAVTGNHIDKHELIRQSERVYNFQRIFNIRRGYGTRQFDAQPYRAAGPVTKEEYESRADRYDNQLRTLVGINPEGMSTEEKIKALRQYRENRYEQLLDAVYKRRGWNKNGVPTIEHLKKLGMDLPELIEVIAPLQ; encoded by the coding sequence ATGAATGTACAAGATTTAAAAGCTGCCCACAAAATGCTAAAAGAGTTAAAATACTCTATTACTCCTCTTTACAGAGGTTATACCGATAAAATTTTATACATTAATGTTGGTACTCCCGAAGTAAAAATAAAGGATGTTCCACCCTTAATGAAAGAAAAGTTTATTGGTGGTAAAGGTTATGGTTTAAAACTTTTGTGGGATGCAACCACTCCAACTACTAAATGGAACGATCCCGAAAACGAAATCGTAATAGGTTCAGGTCCAATTGGAGGTATTACACAATATAGTGGAACAGGAAAATCGTTAGTAGTTACTATTTCTCCACAAACAGACATTGTTATAGATAGCAATGTTGGTGGCTTTTTTGGTCCATTTTTAAAATTTTCAGGTTTTGATTCTATTGAATTACAAGGTAAGGCTCAAAAAGATGTTATAATTTATATTGATGGTGTAAATGGTAAAATAGAAATATTTGAAGCTCCATTAGAAGCGCTCGATAGCTATCAATTACCCGAACAACTAACCGAAATGTTTGCCGAAAACGAAGCAGACAAGAAAAATATTGGTATCGTATCGACTGGTCCTGCAGCCGATCATAGCTTAATCGGTATGCTCAACTTTACCTTTTACGACAATAAACGCAAAGCCATTCGCTTAAAACAAGCTGGTCGCGGTGGAATTGGAACTGTTTTCCGTGATAAGAAAATAAAAGCTATCGTTTGTAAAATTCCTGGAGTAAAAGGAAATTTAAATAATGTAGCCGATTTAGAGGCCATTATGGAACGTGGTCGTCGTTTTAATAAAGAAATTCGCGAATTAGACGACAAACAATGCCAAATGCGTTCAAAAGGAACGGCACACTTAGTAGAAATTATGAACGATTACGACCTTTTACCTACCAAAAACTTTAAATACGGTTCACATCCCGATGCTGCCAAAATTCATTCAGAAGTTTGGAAAAGCTATTTTACACAAGGTGTACCCGATGGATGTTGGATTGGATGTAATATGGCTTGCGCTAAAGGTGTAGACAATTTTGAACTAAAAACAGGTCCATTTAAAGGCAAAAAAGTAGTAGTTGATGGTCCTGAATACGAAACCGCAGCTGGATTAGGTTCGAATTGTGCTATTTTCGACCCCGAACACATTATAGAAACAAACTTCTATTGCGATGTATATGGCATTTGCACTATTACATTTGGAACGCTTACCGCTTTCTTAATGGAATGTTATGAATATGGTATCTTAAATAAAGAACGTACCATGGGGCTTGAATTAACATGGGGCAACGGTGCGGCTGTATTAGAAATGCTCCATCAAATGGCAAGAGGCGAAGGATTTGGTAAAATTGCTGGTTTAGGTACCCACAAATTAAAACAAATGTTTATTGAAAAAGGTTGGGGCGATGCATCATTGCTCAACGATATAGCAATGGTAAATAAAGGATTAGAATATAGTCAATACGTATCAAAAGAATCACTAGCTCAACAAGGCGGTTATGCAATGACCAATAAAGGACCTCAACACGACGAAGCTTGGCTCATTTTTATGGATATGGTAAATAACCAAATACCTACTTTCGAAGATAAAGCCGAAGCTTTGCATTACTTTCCCATGTTCCGTACTTGGTTTGGCTTACAAGGTTTATGCAAGTTGCCATGGAATGATGTTGAACCAGCTGATAATCATTTAACAGACGAACCAGCTAAAGTTCCTGAACATGTTGATAATTATGTTACAATTTATAATGCAGTTACAGGTAATCATATAGATAAACACGAATTAATACGTCAATCAGAACGCGTATATAATTTCCAACGTATTTTTAATATTCGCCGTGGATATGGTACACGCCAATTCGATGCTCAACCATACCGTGCAGCTGGACCTGTAACCAAAGAAGAATATGAATCAAGAGCCGATCGTTACGATAATCAATTACGTACTTTAGTTGGTATCAACCCGGAAGGCATGAGCACTGAAGAAAAAATTAAAGCACTTCGTCAATATCGAGAAAACCGTTATGAACAATTACTCGATGCTGTTTACAAACGCCGCGGGTGGAATAAAAATGGCGTTCCTACTATTGAACATTTGAAAAAACTTGGCATGGATTTACCCGAACTTATCGAAGTTATTGCACCATTACAATAA